A single Lactuca sativa cultivar Salinas chromosome 8, Lsat_Salinas_v11, whole genome shotgun sequence DNA region contains:
- the LOC111880314 gene encoding abscisic acid 8'-hydroxylase 2, with product MLPSPTSIVSLPTNTHPPPPQPLFSLIPLLFLLILVYKVIRRSHHRTQPEKLRLPPGSMGWPYIGETLKLFTENPNSFFFNREKRYGKIFKTHILGCPCVMISSPKVAKIVLVTQSHMFKPTYPPSKEKMIGPEAIFFHQGPYHSHLKKLIQSSFLPSTIKGSVSQIEDIVLGFLPTWEHNNTINTLHEMKKYAFEVAMISVFGNKSEAEMEGIKPLYQCLEKGYNSMPLNLPGTPFNKAMKARKALNEKLKRMIEKRKGSGEKGEGLLGALLSNEEDEGKKKMTMKLSESEIADNIIGVIFAAHDTTASVLTWLLKYLHDNPHVLHAVRREQEEIRCKILEANRRITWDDTRRMPFTTRVIQETLRTASILSFTYREAVEDVEMEGYLIPKGWKVLPLFRSIHYSSEFFPQPHKFDPSRFEVAPQPNTYMPFGNGAHSCPGSDLAKLEMLILLHHLTTTLRWEVIGEDGIQYGPFPVPRDGLPIKVHAINNI from the exons ATGCTTCCTTCACCCACCTCAATCGTATCACTGCCTACCAATACTCACCCTCCACCGCCACAACCTCTTTTTTCACTTATACCGTTGCTTTTCTTGTTGATACTTGTATATAAGGTCATACGGAGGAGCCACCACCGGACCCAACCGGAGAAACTCCGGCTGCCACCAGGTTCAATGGGTTGGCCTTATATAGGTGAAACTCTCAAGCTCTTCACTGAAAACCCGAATTCCTTCTTCTTCAACCGTGAAAAAAG GTATGGGAAAATCTTCAAGACGCACATATTGGGATGCCCTTGTGTGATGATATCGAGTCCTAAAGTAGCAAAGATCGTGTTGGTGACTCAGTCCCATATGTTCAAACCCACTTACCCTCCAAGCAAAGAGAAGATGATAGGCCCAGAAGCCATCTTCTTTCACCAAGGTCCATACCATTCGCATCTCAAGAAGTTGATCCAGTCGTCGTTTCTTCCATCTACTATCAAAGGCTCTGTTTCCCAGATCGAAGATATCGTCCTTGGGTTTCTACCCACTTGGGAACATAATAACACCATCAACACCTTGCATGAGATGAAAAAG TATGCTTTTGAAGTGGCAATGATATCagtttttgggaacaaatctGAGGCAGAGATGGAAGGAATAAAGCCTTTGTATCAATGTCTAGAGAAAGGATACAACTCCATGCCTTTGAATCTCCCTGGAACCCCATTCAACAAAGCAATGAAG GCAAGAAAGGCTCTGAATGAGAAATTAAAGAGGATGATAGAGAAAAGAAAGGGGAGTGGGGAGAAGGGAGAAGGACTGTTAGGGGCATTATTgtcaaatgaagaagatgaagggaAGAAGAAGATGACGATGAAGTTGAGTGAATCAGAGATCGCAGATAACATAATAGGGGTGATATTTGCAGCCCATGATACAACTGCAAGTGTTCTAACATGGCTCCTCAAATATTTGCATGATAATCCTCATGTTCTCCACGCTGTCAGG AGGGAACAAGAAGAAATCCGGTGCAAAATACTTGAAGCCAATCGTAGAATTACGTGGGATGATACAAGACGCATGCCTTTCACTACTCGG GTTATACAAGAGACCCTGAGAACAGCCAGTATACTGTCGTTTACATACAGAGAAGCAGTGGAAGACGTAGAGATGGAAGGCTACTTGATACCAAAGGGTTGGAAAGTCCTGCCACTCTTCAGAAGCATCCATTACTCCTCCGAGTTCTTCCCTCAACCTCACAAATTCGACCCTTCAAGATTCGAG GTTGCACCTCAGCCAAACACGTATATGCCGTTCGGGAATGGCGCCCACTCCTGTCCCGGAAGCGATCTCGCTAAGCTCGAGATGCTCATCCTCCTCCACCATCTCACCACCACTCTCAg ATGGGAAGTGATAGGAGAAGATGGAATACAATACGGCCCATTCCCTGTACCCCGAGACGGCTTACCCATTAAAGTCCATGCCATCAACAACATCTAG